A single genomic interval of Mangifera indica cultivar Alphonso chromosome 5, CATAS_Mindica_2.1, whole genome shotgun sequence harbors:
- the LOC123215325 gene encoding histone H2AX-like, translating into MSSTGSTKGGRGKPKSSKSVSRSQKAGLQFPVGRIARFLKAGKYADRVGAGAPVYLSAVLEYLAAEVLELAGNAARDNKRNRIVPRHIQLAVRNDEELSKLLGTVTIANGGVLPNIHQTLLPKKMGKGRDDIGASQEF; encoded by the exons ATGAGTTCAACAGGATCAACGAAAGGCGGCAGAGGCAAGCCCAAATCGTCAAAGTCCGTGTCCAGATCTCAGAAGGCCGGTCTCCAGTTTCCCGTCGGCCGTATTGCTCGTTTCCTTAAAGCTGGAAAGTACGCCGATCGTGTCGGTGCCGGTGCTCCCGTCTATTTATCGGCCGTTCTGGAATACCTTGCCGCTGAG GTTCTGGAGCTTGCTGGTAATGCTGCAAGGGATAACAAGAGGAATCGAATTGTCCCGAGGCACATTCAACTTGCTGTGAGGAATGACGAGGAATTGAGCAAGCTTTTGGGCACTGTCACCATTGCAAATGGAGGTGTTTTACCCAACATTCATCAGACTTTGTTACCCAAAAAGATGGGGAAAGGGAGAGATGATATTGGTGCCTCACAAGAATTTTGA